CCTCTGCGAACAAATGCTGCGTCAACTTCAAAATATTCCCCGTATCCTCCGCGATGCCGATAAACTCCAACGGCGAAATCTCACCGAGCGTCGGGTGACGCCAACGTGACAACACTTCAAATCCATAAAGTTCATCTTTTACCGTATCCCACTGCGGCTGCAACACAAAGTAAATCCCGTGGTCACGCAAATCGTCCCCAAGCTCTTGTTCAATCAATAACCTCCGGGCAATCTCCGTCTTCATCGACGGATGATAAAAAGCATAACTATTCCCGCGCATTCGCTTCGCTTGATACATCGCTGTATCTGTCGCACTCATCAACTCATCAAAATTCTTCCCGTCATTCGGATAAATCCCGATTCCGATAGAAGCCGACACGCTAAACGAAAAATGGGAATCGAGCACAATCGGTTGATGAAACAAATCGAGCACTTCATTCGCAAACCGCCTCAACGCTTTTCGCTCCGACTCATTTACCGCGATTAAAAACTCATCGCCACCGAGACGTGCAATAAACGCCTCACTGGACAAATGTTGTTGTAACTTTTGTCCAACTCGCTGCAGCACCAAATCGCCTTTTTCATGCCCATACACATCATTTACATTCTTAAAGCCGTCCAAATCGATGAACAAAAGCGAACACGCTCGGTCTTCGGCCAATTTCTTACGAACCATCTCATGAATGGACCGACGATTCGGCAAATCCGTCAAATCATCGTAATACGCAAACATTTTCAACCGGTCTTCCGACATTTTTTTTTCGTTTATATTTTGGAAGTAAACAGAAATTCCTCTACCAGTAGAAGGGTAGGCGTTGACTTGAAACCATGTATCCAACGGTCCATAATACTCCTCAAAGGAAGTCGAAATGCGTTGATGCAGCGTCTTTTGATAATTAGAATAAAAGAGCGACTCTACCGCTTCGGGGAATTCCTCCCACACATTTTTATGTAATAATGTTCCTTTTTCTCGTTCCAATACGTCATAAGCTGCACTATTTAAATACTCGAAACACCAATTGTCGTCTAGTGCAAAAAAAGCGTCCGTCATCGATTCCAACACGCTATTCATCGATTTTTCCGTTTCCAGCACTTTTGTCACATTTTCATGTCGAATCATCAACAGCTGTTCGTCAATTTTCGTCACGGTCATCAAATACCAACGCTGCTCGGTGGGGGAGTGACACGGATACTCCAGATTGAATGTTGAAATACTTCCTTCTATGACGCTTCGAATACCATTTGCTTCATACACCGCATCACTTTTTTCTAGCATTCGAAGATAATTCACTCCGACAGATGCTTTCGACGCATCGCCACCATTTTCGATACGAAACCGTTCCCATGCTTCATTCACAAAAAGAATCGTACCAGAAGTATCGATCACCGCCACCATGTCAGGCAGTGACTGCAAAATGCCAACGGACTCTTTCTCAAGTGGTCCCATACGATCCCTCCCTACGAACGTTCCAAATTTCTTGCTCTATATACCATCATTATCGTCCGATTTAACTGTTTTTCAAGCGTATGCCGAGAAGCATTCACTTCAATCGTAGCAGCGTCTGCATACAACAACACCGTCTTTTTATTCGCCAAATCATACGCATAAATCGAATACTCTTGATTGAAAATCCACATACACTCCGGATGCTTCGGGGAACGCGTCGGAAAACACGAAAAATTGGCATCCCCGAGATACACCGGCGTCTTCCGGTCGTATTTTAAATAATGGCGCGCAGCCTTAATTCGTCCCTCATAATCGGAAAAATACCGGAGGCATACTAACTGCAGCAACTCCAAACATGATTTTTTCGAAAAATAGCTGCCACTTTCTGTCACTATCTCTGTCTGATAATCCCCTGTAAATACTGGCTTCAACACACGCGTCTTCTCATTTATCCAAACCGAATCACAATGCTCCACAATATGCCCCCATTCCATAATTTGACTGTAGCACACCAAACTCTTGCGAAACAAGTCGGAAAATACATACTTTTCTGTAAATTTGTTCGACAAAACATTCGTTTTCCATGGTCAAAACAACACGTTTCTCATACCGAAACGTTATCTTTCTTCCTTTTACACACAATTCTAAGCAGGATACGATGCACCTACCTAGGAAAACATGCGAGTGCACGCGCAGAAACGATCACCCTATGGAAACCTTTGAAACATGTCTCGCTCAGTTCGAACCCATGATTTCCGCCTGTATGCGTAAGCTTCATATCTACAAAAACCACGCTGATTACATCCAAAGCGGTCGAATTGCCCTTTGGAAAGCATGGAAAAACTTCGATTCGAACACAGGCAACTTTGCTGCCTATGCCTACCGATCGATTTACGGCGCCATGCTCGACGAAATGACCCGTCAAAATGCATACGACGTCGACGAAATGTCGGAAGACCATGCGGCCCCTGCGGGGAATGAAACCAATCATCCCGAGATTCCGTTTGAGATTCTGCCCGAGAAGGACCGTGAATTACTCTTTCTACTATATATAGAAGGTAAAAAACTCCGGGAAGTCACATCCCACTTTCACATGACCGAAGCAGCACTCAAAAAAAGAAAGGAGCGCGCTTTGTTCAAGCTCCGCAACGCGATCTTAACGCGACAATCATAGAAAAGAGGAGAGAAGCCTCCGCGCTCCTCTCCTCTTAAAAATGGAAATCGCACATCATCTAAGGAAATAAGATACTCGTTATTCCAATTTCCAATCCATTCGGTTGTTTTTACTTACGCAAAAACTGATTTGACAGGAGGTAAGTCAAGATACTTGAATCGCACCAAATATGAAATTATCGCACATCTCGTAGGACAAACGAAATACGCTCAGTTCCAATTTCCATCCTAGAATAGTACAATTCCGTTCGGTTGTTTTTGCTAGTGCAAAAACTGAATACACAACCAGCAATTTTTAAAAGGGTATTAAATTAGTGGGATGTCTCTTATGCATTTGCATGTTGTATAAATTACTTTAAATGCAGAAGACGGCGACTCCGGACCGAAAGAACGCGACATCCTTGTCGCATTTCGGTATGCAGGTATCCTTACCTTTCGGGAAAAGCTTGAGTTTAAGACCCCGCAGTCGTTATACGACGAGGAGGCTTAAGCCAAGCCTGCTTGGCCGAAAAATCGCGACTTCCTGTCGCATTTCGGCATGCAGAAGTCCTTTTCTTTAAAGCGTCCGTCGGATGCTAAATATAACTGTCGGATGCTAAAGCTATCTTAAATATATTTAAACTTAAAACACCATCCACTTTATTACATTTCCATTACATACGTTTGAAGCAAAACTCTGGAAGGGTATGGATAAACAAATAACCCTTAGGAGGAAATACAATGAAATTCGAAACAAATCGACACGTTGAAATTGCTCGCACTGAGGACGAAATGTACGAAAGATTAGAAGCGATGAAAGCTCAAGGATTTAACGAAAGTGACATACATGTAATCTCAAAAGACCATGGGCATATGCATACATTAAATCGATTCTCCGAAGTATCAGCACACGAAGCTGGCACATTCATGGATAAGTTCAAATCATGGTTTAGTGGAACTGACGCAACGTCAGAAGGTCTTCGTAAACTTAATCTCGAAGACACAGAACGCCAACGTTTCGCTCGCGAAGTAGAAAACGGTGGATTTGTTTTATACACGGATGCACAACCAACGTCAGCCAACGTCAACACAACGGAACAAGGGTATGACACATTCGGACAATCTGGTAATACGTATGAGTCGTATCACGGGGAAGAACGCCCAATGCAAGCGACTGAACCAGGTTTTGATGACACCGCACGTTCAGAAGAAGGTACCACAACATTTGGAACACACGAACCGGAATTTACTGACACAGCGCGCTCAGAAGCGACGTCTACTGAACCAGCAAGTGACTATTCGAAAGAACAAGGATTTACTCCTTCCACAAACGAATTCGTCAACGAGTCAGAAGGTCGTTTCGATGAGCCAGTCGACCGATTCGAACGTGGAGAAACGTTCATGGAAAGTGGTTTAAAAGCCAATGACTATGATACATTCAGTCACCATACACAAGAAGAAAAAATGGTTGCAGAACACCGTCCAACCATTGATGAAGCACGTCGTTCGGATCGAGACGAATTCCAAGAAACAACAGATCAAACGGAATTCTCAGCGAATCAATCGAACGAGCCGTATAATACGGAATCTCAAACAACGCAATTCCGTGCGGAGCAAGCAGGGGACTCCACACGCGAGGAATTTCAATCTTCTGCAGAACGCATTAATAGCGCATACAATGGATCGACCAGTGAATATACAACGCAGTCTGAACCATCCCTTACATCAACACGTAGTAATTTTGAGGAACCAACAGAAACGACAATCCGTAGTAATTTCGAAGCGTCATCTGAACATGAGCTGGCAAAAGATCAAACAGAAGAATTTGAATCAGAAACACGTGACCCACAATTCTTGAACCAAACAGGTGCAGACCCAAATCTAGGACCAGCTCCTTTTGGGAATGAAACATCTGAAAAACTGACAGAAGATATGAAACATGATTTTTCTCAAGATCCACGTGCAGAAGAAACACCGCTAGACGACACGGGATACGAAGAAAATGGACACGGCAATGCATTCGCGTTCGACACGAACTCTACTGAAAACGAAATCCCAACAGGGGGAGTAGAAGATGAGCCAACTTCGAACTTGTCGTACGAAGAACGCATGCGTCAAGAAAAATTACGTCACCCAGATACGGAAGGTCCACAAAACCGTCTGTTCTAGTAAACTCACTATATAGCTCTTCACTATATAGAAATGACCTCTTTTTAAAACCCCCGTTCACTAGACGGGGGTTTTACATTGTGCTCCATTCCTCTTAGTTTCATTAGGCACACTTACCTATTATTTGGAAAATCAATTTGCAATATGTTAATAAAAACCTTTCAAAGTTTCAAAAACAAGACATTCGGGGTATAGTTAGGATATTAACTAGACAAACGAGGTGTTCCGTCATGGCAACTATCCAAACAACGCCATACTTTCAACGATTAGATACTGTTGCAGAAGAAGTGATTTCCTTACTCGCCGATACAATTGGAGTAAACACTATATTTCTAGCGACAAATGACGGGACTTCGAATTTTATTGTAAAAGCATTTAATCGAAAAGCCGAGCTACTCTTAGAAGGGGAGTCTGCTCCTTTTGAAAATGTCTTATGTAAGCTAGCTGTTGAAAATGAAGGAGAACCCATTGTCATTCCAGACCTTGCGAAAAATCCTAAAACGGTTCAACATCCTATCACGCTGCAAGTAGGATCTGGCTCTTTCTTAGGTGCACCGATTTATAAAGGAAACGGGGAAGTGTTCGGGACATTATGTGCTTTCGACACCGAACCATATAACTTTTCTCAAAAAGACGTCCGCTTAGTGAAAACCTTCAGCTCGCTCTTGAGCCAAACAATTTTTTTAGAAGAAATGATGGTTCACGATCATCTTACAGGCCTTTACAATAGCTTTTTCCTCAAAGCATTTTTTGAAGAACAAAAAGCCAGCTGCCCAAATTACGCAGTACTTTATATCGACTTAGACAATTTTAAGGAAGTAAACGACACATATGGACACGATATGGGAGACCGCCTACTCACTCAAGTAGCTCGGATATTCCAAAAAGTTGCCCCGAAAGACAGCATCACAGCTAGAATAGGTGGAGACGAATTTGTCCTTCTAATCCCACTTGTCGAGAACGATCTAACCCAAGCGGAAAAAGCTGCAACAACTTTATTACAGAAACTAACAGTGGAGCCAGTCATCGTTGAAGGTATCCCGTTTCTTATTTCCGCAAGCATCGGCGTTACACTTCTCGACGCATCAAAAGAACTACGTCATCTTATTAAAGAAGCAGACGAAGCTATGTATGCCGCAAAACGCTCTGGCCGTGGCCGAATTGAATCGCACCAATCCTAACGAATGAGGAATCTCCACTCCTCATTCTTTTTTTGCACCACAAAACCTTCTTCAAACCAATTCGACAAAACAATCACCGAATTCGATCCTTCCGCAACCCAATAACCAAAACAACAACCCAATCCCGCCATCAAAAAAGAAGCTTTCGCCGCAGCGAAAGCCTCCATATCTTCTGTTAGCGATCCATCTGTCTTACCGCACCGTTTTCATCTTTATACACCACATGCTCTCGACCAAACTTCGTTGGCGAATCAATCCCTGCTGCAGCGGCCACTCGGTACAATCCTTCTCGCATCGCTAATATAAAGTTCGTCACACGATACTTTTTCTCTTCCACAACGAGCGCTTTTTGTAACTTCTCATCTGTCGTTGCGACCCCAGTTGGACACGTATTGGTATGACACGTATGCGCCATAATACAACCAACCGAAATCATAAACCCGCGTGCCACTTGTATTAAATCGGCACCTAATCCAAGTACGACAGCCGCTTTATCTGGAGTAATCACTTTTCCCGACGCAATAATCTTCACTCGGTCACGCACCCCGTGAAACCGAAGGGCATCATCCAGTAGCACAAGCGCTGTACGGAGGGGAAGACCTACACTATCCGCTAAATCCGGATACGTAGCCCCAGTTCCACCTTCACCACCATCAAGTGAAATGAAATCCGGCCCTCGCATTGTTTCTTTCATATACGCTGCTAACTCATCCGCATCTGTTGGAGACCCAACAACAATCTTAATACCAACAGGCTTTCCAGTCGCACCGCGAATCTTATCAATAAAATTAAATAATGTCTCGTAATTATCAAACTCATGAAAACGATTCGGACTATTAATCGTTGTATACGGAACTACATGTCGAATACCTGCAATTTCCTCTGTTACTTTCTCCGCCTCCACGTGACCACCACGTGTCTTCGCACCTTGCGCAAGCTTCAACTCAAACGCCTTCACTTGCGGAATCTTCGCTTTCTCCTTCAACCGCTCCATCGAAAACTCACCTTCAGGAGTTCGGAAACCATATAATCCAGAACCAATCTGCGCAATCAAATCCGCACCACCACTCAAATGATGCGGGGAAATGCCACCTTCACCTGTATTCATCCACGAACCACGCGCCATCCCAATACCCATCGATAAAGCGGTAATCGCATTTTTACCAAGCGCCCCGTAACTCATCGCTGACTGACCAACTAAACTACGAACTTTAAAAGGCTCCGCACAACCTGGACCAATCACCACCGCATCATCTTCTGGCAACAACCACGGAAGCGTCTCCAACTCACTAAACGATTCTTTCCGTGTAAATAAACCATCTTCTTGCACCGTGTAGCGCTTCGTCGTCACAAGCTCCAGATTATCGACACGCATTTCCTCGGTATTCTTCGTAAACATCGCATTGCGTATGTAAAAACCAGGCTCTTGAAAATCACGCTTCGACCCAAAACTGACAATATGCTGCAAATATTTCCCGGGAAATACCATCGACAAATATTCTTCTCGATTAAACGGCTTCCCGTCATTATCATCATCAAACAAGTACTGTCGAAACTCCGGCCCGACCTTTTCTAACGTATACCGCACACGTCCTAAAATCGGAAAATTCCGCAAAATCGCATGCTGCTTCTGCTTTCGATCAAACACATACAAATACAGAACAAACCCAATAACTGCAACTATTAGCACAGTCACCAAAATTTCGGACGAATATTCGAACCAACGCATAAGACTCTCCCCCTATTGACGAAATTTTTCAAACACTCTACTATAATATTACCTTAAACGACAGCCCTAAAACGAAAGGAGGGACAAAATGCGGAAAATCATCTCACTACTACTCGTCGCACTCATTCTTTCCTTGCCAATCGCAAACGACACACAAGCAGCACGATACTTCAAACCATCCTTAGCACTATTGAAAAAATCACGCATCATCGAAAACCGACAATCAGCGTACGAACCACTCGCAAAAGAACTATCTCAAACTGGTCAAACCGTATACGCAGGGATAGCTTCCGTCGCACCAAAATACCTACAAACACCATATCTTTATGCCGGCATTACACCAGAAGGCTTCGACTGCAGTGGCTACATCGCATACGTACATAACGAAGCTGGACTAGCCCTGTCGCGCACATCGAGCCAAGGCTACTACAACATCTCCAAAAAAGTCGTGCAACCCGTGCCTGGAGATCTCGTCTTCTTTGAAAAAACAATCGCAGCACCCGGCATCACACACATGGGCATCTACATCGGTGAGGGGAAATTCATCCACGCCAGCACCTCCAAAGGCGTCACCTACGGCAACGTCAACGACACCTACTGGAAAGACAAATTCGTCGCTTACAAACGACTCGACATGCTCACCAACTAGCACTGCGCAACCCTCTTTTGGCAATAAAAAGAGAGGCAAGCCCAGTGTTTTTTTCATCTCTTCAAATTGCGCTCCGTCTGGCCACGACCACAAGCCTCAAGCGGTCTTTTTCCAAAAACACCAACTTACTCGCCTAACATTGTCCGGATTCCCAACACCTTAACATAAGCTGGAGAGACGTGGTATGATACTCCTATTAAGTAGGAGGGAACATCATGTTTTCATTTCCCGTAGACGAAGAAATACAACTAGAATTACTTCAAACTCATCACAAGGAAGAATTATATGCACTTATTGACACCAACCGGGAACACTTACGAAAGTGGTTACTGTGGGTAGATAAGCGAAAGTCTGCACAAGACTTTGACGCGATTATTCCGATGTGGATTCAGAACTATGCTGAGAATAACGGCTTTGACGTAGGAATCCGGTATCGAGGGAAACTTGTCGGGATGGTAGGACTTCATTACATTGATTGGAAAAATCGCGCGACAAGTATAGGATATTTCCTAGCAGAAGATGCACAAGGGAGGGGGATCATTACGCGAACCATTGATGAGCTCATTACGTACATATTTAATATCCTCGAACTCAATCGAATCGAGATTCAAGTCGCAGCAAATAATGAAAAAAGTATCGCTATTCCAAAACGGCTTCACTTTACATACGAAGGCAACAAAAGACAAGGGCAATGGCTATATGATCATTACGAGGATTTATTGACATTCAGCTTGTTACGAGAACAGTGGGAAGGAAGTAAAAAAAGCACTACCTAAACCGAAACAGGTTAGGAAGTGCTTCATTTACAAAAACTTAAACAGTAGTTGGCATTAACTTTGCGCTCGCTAAACGTTTGCGAACGGCAATACCGACAACAGCTGCTAAAACCGCTTTCACGACACCGAGTAGTAAGAACGGCGTAACACCTGCAGCAATCGCTACAGACCAAGACATTTCAGCTGCAACTTTTAGCCAAGCAGTTCCAAAAGCGAGTGTAATCACCATCCCAATGATGTTCGCAACAATCGCGTGCGTAACGGTAAAACCAAATTTCTCGACATACCAACCAATGACAAATGCGGTTGGAACAAATCCGATTAAATAACCACCAGTTGGGCCAACTAATGCGCCTAGACCGCCTTCCATCCCAGCAAACACGGGAGCACCAACAGCTCCAAGTAGAAGATAGACAATCACGGATAATGTACCGTAACGACTTCCTAAAATTGTAGCTGCTAACCCTATAGCTAAGGTTTGGCCAGTAATCGGTACTGGTGAAAATGGCAATGGAATCGAAACTTGCGCTAGTACGGCAATAATAGCCGCAAATAATGCCGTAACAATCAACATACGTAAACGTTCATTTCTCATGTGTATAACCCCTTTAGTTAATATGTGTTAACCATAATTAGAAAATGGTTAACTCATTTACTATCTTAAAAAACAGAAACTTTTTCGTCAAGCAGTAATTTCACGAAACTTTTGCTTGAAAGATTTGGTAATGGGTATACACTGTAACAGAGAGTGGAAAGGAGCTACAACAATGGATGACCAATCGAAAGACCCTCGTGAGTACTTACAGCAAAAATCGAGGCAACAATACTGGGCTTCCAGACGAGCGCAAGCTCCCAAAAAATACAAACCTTCCGTCTCTAAACCGACAAGCTACGTCGTTCTCGACTTCGAAACAACTGGCTTTCGACCCGGTGCTGATCAAATCATCCAAGTGGGTGCGATTAAATTTCTCAACCACGAAAAAATAGACGAAATGAACCAACTCGTTAACCCGAGACGTCCCATTTCCTCTAAAATCACCGCATTAACAGGCATACACGATGCAATGGTCCGAAACTCGCCAACCATCGCAACCGTCCTGATGGAACTCATCGAATTCATTGGCGACTTGCCAATCATTGCGCACAACGCCTCCTTTGACATGGGCTTCCTATATGCACACGATAACATTATCGACATCCCGTCCTATACGGTTATCGATACCGTCAAACTTGCACGAAAAGTAATCCAAGCAACACCCAATCACAAACTCACAACGCTTTCGAACTACCTAGAGCTCGAACACAATGCACATGACGCACTCGGTGACTGCATCGTGACAGCGAAAATCTATCAATACTGCCTATCCAAACTCTAACCCACATCCGGGAAAGAGTTTTTTTCATGGAATAAAACAGTAGGATATAACAACATCATACGAATCCGGCAAAAATAGTATAGAAGCGACACGAATCGCACACAAATCGAATAAACCGCACATAATTTCCAGGTTTCGCACCACGAGAGTGATCTAATAACTATATTTTATATCGAATAAGACATCATAAGATGAAGTCTGTGCGTTTTCGCCACCGCGAAAACGGTCCATTCAAACTAATAGAGTGGCTTTCGCACGCGAAAGCTTCTGATTTACCCCCTGGCAACTTACTATCCTAAGAATCCTGTACTATGAACCTAAAGTAGACAGTTTAATTCCGCTCAACTGTTATTCTTTAACTATATTATAAGCATAGGAGCGGTGAAAGTGATGTCTACAAATTACAAACGATATGATTTTACGACAAAAAAGATTGCAGTGGAGCGGTATTTATCTGGTGAGTCTGCTCAAAGTGTTGCAGTCGAGTTAGAAATAAGTAACAGAAGAAGAGTTCAGGATTGGGCTGAATTAGTTCGTACAGCGGGAAGCTTTGAAGTATTACACGGTAAACAAGGAAAAAAACCAAAAACACAGCGAGAGAAATTATATGTACTTGAAATTGAGAAATTGAAAAGAGAGATAGCAGTTTTAAAAAAGAGAATGGATTCAGTGGGGAGGTGAAATATTACGAAGAAAAGTGCTTGTATGTAACGAACTATAAAGGTTTCTTGTCCATTGTAGAGCTTTGTTTAATGGTCGGGATCTCCCGATCCGGTTATTACAAGTGGATGAAAAATTCCCATAAAGAAAGAAAAGCAGAAAAGGATAAAACACTTCTTAACAAGATGTTGAGTATCTACAATACTCATGCAGGTACATTAGGGAATGAACGAATGAAAAATGAATTAGAAAAGGCTGGAATTAAGGTCAGTGTAAAGCGAATTGCGAGAATGCGAAGAGATTATCATATGCCATTAAAAACAAGTCATAATTGGAAACAAAAATCAAAACCACACGCGATAATCGGAAATCTTTTAAACCGTAACTTTAAAGCTAAACGTCCAGGAATTAAACTATGTATTGACATTACTTATCTAGAGGTCGAGAGACCTTATAGACATTTTTTATATCTATGTGCCATTAAAGATTTGTGCCATGGAGAGGTAGTCGCCTACTCGATCAGCGATACGATGACGACATCGATGGTTTTACAAGCAGTTGATCAATTGTTGGAGAAAGGTCTTATGGAAAAGAATGCGATTCTACATAGTGATCAGGGATCGCAATTTACTAGTGCAAGATATTTAAATTACCTTTACCAAAACTCCATAACTCCCTCTATGTCGCGTAGAGGAAACTGTTGGGATAATGCATGCATCGAAAGCTTTTTTGGGAAGCTTAAAGTAGAAATGCCATGTTTTATAATCCCTAAAACAGATGAAGAAATGATAAAGGCAGTTGAAAATTACATCTCTTATTATAACAATGTTCGACCGCAATTAAAATCAAAGAAGACTCCTAAAGAGCTTTTACTAGAAATGGCTTCTTAAGTAGAAAATGCCTAGGGCGGAAATGAGCGGAATTTGAGCGGACTACTTGTCTACTTGACAGGTAGTAGGTCATCCAGCAAAAATAGTATAGATTCGTCATGCATCGCACACAAATCGAATATATCGCACATAATTTCCAGGTTTCGCCCCGCTAGAGTGTTCTAATACCTATATTTTATATCGAATAAGACATCATAAGATGAAGTCAGTGCGTTTTCGCCACAGCGAAAACGGTCCATTCAAACTAATAGGGAGGCTTTCGCACGCGAAAGCTTCTGATTTACCCCCTGGCAACTTACTATCCTAAGAATCCAGCAGAAATAG
The Paenisporosarcina cavernae genome window above contains:
- a CDS encoding IS3 family transposase encodes the protein MKYYEEKCLYVTNYKGFLSIVELCLMVGISRSGYYKWMKNSHKERKAEKDKTLLNKMLSIYNTHAGTLGNERMKNELEKAGIKVSVKRIARMRRDYHMPLKTSHNWKQKSKPHAIIGNLLNRNFKAKRPGIKLCIDITYLEVERPYRHFLYLCAIKDLCHGEVVAYSISDTMTTSMVLQAVDQLLEKGLMEKNAILHSDQGSQFTSARYLNYLYQNSITPSMSRRGNCWDNACIESFFGKLKVEMPCFIIPKTDEEMIKAVENYISYYNNVRPQLKSKKTPKELLLEMAS